One Jeotgalicoccus saudimassiliensis DNA window includes the following coding sequences:
- the lexA gene encoding transcriptional repressor LexA, which produces MKDLTDRQKDIFQYIKRSVNDKGYPPSVREIGNAVGLQSSSTVHGHLAKLETKGYIKRDPTKPRAIEIVQASDDNSSPVIHVPVLGKVTAGLPITAVENVEEYFPLPEHFTANHNSEIFLLNVVGDSMIDAGIHDGDRVIVRKQNIAHNGEIIVAMTEDDEATVKRFYKEKGYYRLQPENTTMEPIYLDNVIVLGKVVGLFREFI; this is translated from the coding sequence ATGAAAGATTTAACAGACAGACAAAAAGATATTTTTCAATATATAAAACGCAGCGTCAATGATAAAGGCTATCCGCCAAGTGTTCGTGAGATCGGTAATGCAGTGGGGCTTCAGTCGAGTTCAACAGTGCACGGCCACCTCGCGAAACTGGAAACAAAAGGGTATATTAAACGCGACCCCACAAAACCGCGTGCGATTGAAATTGTCCAGGCATCGGATGACAATTCATCACCTGTGATTCATGTGCCTGTCCTTGGTAAAGTTACCGCAGGTCTGCCTATAACAGCCGTGGAAAACGTCGAAGAGTACTTCCCTCTTCCCGAACACTTCACTGCAAACCACAACAGTGAAATCTTTCTGTTAAACGTTGTCGGTGACAGTATGATCGATGCCGGCATTCACGACGGCGACCGGGTGATCGTCCGCAAACAGAACATTGCGCATAACGGTGAAATCATCGTCGCGATGACAGAAGACGACGAAGCAACGGTGAAACGTTTCTATAAAGAAAAAGGCTATTACCGTCTGCAGCCGGAAAATACGACGATGGAACCTATTTACCTGGATAACGTCATCGTTCTCGGTAAAGTTGTCGGGCTGTTCAGGGAATTTATTTAA